One Mycolicibacterium fortuitum subsp. fortuitum genomic window carries:
- a CDS encoding sigma 54-interacting transcriptional regulator — MSQPKDLPRTVGELRASGHRERGVKAEIRENLLSALADRRDPWSGILGFQDTVIPQLERALIAGHDVVLLGERGQGKTRLLRALTGLLDEWTPVIAGSELGEHPYSPITPESIRRAADSGEDLPIEWRHRSERYTEKLATPDTSVADLVGDIDPIKVAEGRSLGDPETIAYGLIPRAHRGIVAVNELPDLAERIQVSMLNVMEERDIQVRGYTLRLPLDVLVVASANPEDYTNRGRIITPLKDRFGAEIRTHYPLEIDDEIGVIRQEAQLAAEVPDYLLGVLARFARNLRESSSIDQRSGVSARFAIAAAETVAASARHRSAILGEDDPVARVVDLATVIDVLRGKLEFETGEEGREQAVLEHLLRRATADTAQRLLGGIDVAPLVAAVEEGSPVTTGERVSAKDVLAALPDLAVVDALASRLGAVSIGQRAAAVELALEALYLAKRVDKVTGEGETVYG, encoded by the coding sequence GTGAGCCAACCCAAGGATCTGCCTCGCACCGTCGGTGAGCTGCGCGCCTCCGGCCACCGTGAGCGGGGCGTGAAAGCCGAAATTCGCGAGAACCTGCTGTCCGCGCTTGCCGATCGCCGGGACCCTTGGTCTGGGATTCTCGGTTTTCAAGACACGGTGATCCCACAGTTGGAGCGAGCGTTGATCGCCGGCCACGACGTGGTGCTACTCGGTGAGCGTGGCCAGGGCAAGACGCGGCTGCTGCGTGCGTTGACGGGACTGCTCGATGAGTGGACGCCGGTGATCGCCGGATCCGAATTGGGTGAACACCCCTACAGCCCGATCACGCCCGAGTCGATCCGCCGGGCTGCCGATTCCGGCGAGGACCTTCCGATCGAGTGGCGGCACCGCAGTGAGCGCTACACCGAGAAGCTGGCCACCCCCGATACCAGCGTGGCCGATCTGGTGGGCGACATCGACCCGATCAAGGTGGCCGAGGGGCGCAGCCTCGGCGACCCGGAAACGATCGCCTACGGGCTGATCCCGCGGGCGCACCGCGGCATCGTGGCCGTCAACGAGCTGCCCGACCTGGCCGAGCGCATTCAGGTGTCGATGCTCAACGTGATGGAGGAGCGCGACATTCAGGTCCGCGGCTACACGCTGCGGCTCCCACTTGACGTGCTGGTCGTGGCGAGCGCCAACCCCGAGGACTACACGAACCGCGGCCGGATCATCACCCCGCTGAAGGATCGCTTCGGCGCTGAGATCCGTACCCACTACCCGCTGGAGATCGACGACGAGATCGGGGTGATCCGCCAGGAGGCCCAGTTGGCCGCCGAGGTCCCGGACTACCTGCTCGGCGTGCTGGCCCGGTTCGCCCGCAATCTGCGTGAATCGAGCTCGATCGACCAGCGTTCGGGTGTGTCCGCTCGGTTCGCGATCGCCGCCGCGGAAACGGTGGCGGCCTCGGCGCGGCACCGCTCGGCGATTCTGGGCGAGGACGATCCGGTGGCCCGCGTGGTCGACCTGGCCACCGTGATCGACGTGCTGCGCGGCAAGTTGGAGTTCGAGACCGGCGAGGAGGGACGTGAGCAGGCGGTGCTTGAGCATCTGCTGCGACGCGCCACCGCCGACACCGCGCAGCGGCTGCTCGGCGGCATCGATGTCGCCCCGCTCGTGGCCGCGGTCGAGGAAGGCTCGCCGGTGACCACGGGCGAGCGCGTCTCGGCCAAGGATGTGCTGGCCGCTCTGCCCGACCTTGCCGTGGTCGATGCGCTGGCGTCGCGACTGGGTGCGGTGTCGATCGGTCAGCGGGCTGCAGCGGTCGAGTTGGCTTTGGAGGCGCTGTATCTGGCCAAGCGCGTGGACAAGGTGACCGGGGAGGGCGAGACGGTCTATGGCTGA
- a CDS encoding VWA domain-containing protein, whose translation MADLGRRHGHTSRYSRYTGGPDPLAPPIDLRDALEQIGQSVMEGSSPRRALSELMRRGTEGMRGTDRLAAEANRKRRELLQRHNLDGTLQEIKKLLDEAVLAERKELARALDDDARFGELQMEALSPSPAKAVQELADYDWRSPEARQKYEQIKDLLGREMLDQRFAGMKEALENATDEDRQRVNEMLDDLNDLLDKHAQGKDTAEDFQQFMDKHGEFFPEGPRNIDELLDSLAKRAAAAQRFRNSLSAEQRAELDSLAQQAFGSPSLMNALNRLDAHLQAARPGEDWSGSERFSGGDPLGMGEGAQALSDIAELEQLADALSQSYSGASMDDVDLEALARQLGDDAAIDARTLSELEKALVNQGFIDRGSDGQWRLSPKAMRQLGQTALRDVAQRLSGRHGERDTRRAGAAGELTGATRPWEFGDTEPWNVTRTVTNAVLRQAGTGIAQRPIRFAVEDVEISETETRTQACVALLVDTSFSMVMENRWLPMKRTALALNHLVSTRFRSDELQIIAFGRYARTVTAGELTGLEGVYEQGTNLHHALALATRHLRRHPNAQPVVLVVTDGEPTAHLEDFGDGHGSEVFFDYPPHPRTIAHTVRGFDEVARLGAQVTIFRLGSDPGLARFIDQVARRVQGRVVVPDLDGLGAAVVGDYLHSRRR comes from the coding sequence ATGGCTGATCTGGGTCGGCGACACGGGCACACCTCGCGGTATTCGCGATACACCGGTGGCCCGGATCCGCTGGCACCACCGATCGATCTGCGCGACGCGCTCGAGCAGATCGGTCAGAGCGTCATGGAGGGCAGCTCGCCGCGCCGCGCGCTCTCGGAGTTGATGCGTCGCGGGACCGAGGGCATGCGCGGCACCGACCGGCTGGCCGCCGAGGCCAACCGGAAGCGGCGGGAGTTGCTGCAGCGGCACAACCTTGACGGCACGCTGCAGGAGATCAAGAAACTGCTCGATGAGGCCGTGCTGGCCGAGCGCAAGGAGCTGGCCCGCGCTCTCGACGACGACGCGCGGTTCGGCGAACTGCAGATGGAAGCGCTGTCGCCGTCGCCGGCCAAGGCCGTCCAGGAACTGGCCGACTATGACTGGCGTAGCCCCGAGGCACGTCAGAAGTATGAGCAGATAAAGGATCTGCTCGGCCGCGAGATGCTGGATCAGCGTTTCGCCGGCATGAAGGAGGCGTTGGAGAACGCCACCGACGAGGACCGGCAGCGGGTCAATGAGATGCTCGACGATCTCAATGACCTGCTGGACAAGCACGCCCAGGGGAAAGATACGGCCGAGGACTTCCAACAGTTCATGGACAAGCACGGCGAGTTCTTCCCGGAGGGGCCGAGGAACATCGACGAGCTGTTGGATTCGTTGGCCAAGCGGGCCGCAGCCGCGCAGCGGTTCCGCAACAGCTTGTCGGCCGAGCAGCGGGCCGAGCTGGACTCTTTGGCGCAGCAGGCTTTTGGTTCGCCGTCGTTGATGAACGCGCTCAACCGGCTCGACGCGCATTTGCAGGCCGCCCGCCCTGGCGAGGACTGGAGCGGTTCGGAGCGGTTCTCCGGCGGCGACCCGCTGGGTATGGGTGAGGGTGCGCAGGCGCTGTCCGACATCGCCGAGCTGGAACAGCTCGCCGATGCGCTGTCGCAGAGCTACTCGGGGGCGTCGATGGATGACGTGGACCTTGAGGCGCTGGCCCGCCAGCTCGGTGACGACGCCGCGATCGACGCGCGCACGCTGTCTGAGCTGGAGAAAGCCCTGGTCAATCAAGGCTTCATCGACCGTGGCTCCGACGGGCAGTGGCGGCTTTCTCCCAAGGCCATGCGCCAGCTCGGCCAAACCGCATTGCGCGATGTGGCGCAACGCCTTTCGGGTCGGCACGGCGAGCGGGACACGCGCCGGGCCGGTGCGGCGGGGGAGTTGACCGGGGCAACCCGGCCCTGGGAGTTCGGCGATACCGAGCCGTGGAACGTCACGCGCACGGTGACCAATGCGGTGCTGCGCCAGGCCGGTACCGGAATCGCGCAGCGCCCCATCCGGTTTGCCGTCGAGGATGTCGAGATCTCGGAGACCGAGACGCGCACGCAGGCCTGTGTGGCGCTGCTGGTGGACACGTCGTTCTCGATGGTGATGGAGAACCGCTGGCTGCCGATGAAGCGCACGGCACTGGCGCTCAACCATTTGGTGAGCACCAGGTTCCGCTCAGATGAGCTGCAGATCATCGCGTTCGGCCGGTACGCACGCACCGTGACCGCGGGTGAGCTGACCGGCTTGGAGGGCGTGTACGAGCAGGGCACCAATCTGCACCATGCGCTGGCCCTGGCGACGCGGCATCTGCGTCGTCACCCCAATGCGCAACCGGTCGTGCTCGTGGTGACCGACGGCGAGCCGACTGCCCACCTGGAGGATTTCGGTGACGGCCATGGAAGTGAGGTGTTCTTCGACTACCCACCACACCCGCGCACCATCGCCCACACCGTGCGCGGTTTCGACGAGGTGGCCCGACTGGGCGCGCAGGTGACGATCTTCCGGCTGGGCTCCGACCCCGGCCTGGCCCGGTTCATCGACCAGGTGGCCCGCCGTGTGCAGGGGCGCGTCGTGGTGCCCGATCTCGACGGACTGGGCGCCGCGGTGGTCGGCGACTACCTGCACTCGCGTCGGCGCTAG